The Benincasa hispida cultivar B227 chromosome 11, ASM972705v1, whole genome shotgun sequence genome has a segment encoding these proteins:
- the LOC120090111 gene encoding mitotic checkpoint protein BUB3.2, which produces MTAVPPPVAGRELSNPPSDGISNLRFSNHSDHLLVSSWDKTVRLYDASANVLRGEFVHGGPVLDCCFHDDSSGFSVSVDNTVRRLVFNHNKEDILGRHDAPVRCVEYSYAAGQLITGSWDKTLKCWDPRGASGQEHTLVGTYPQPERVYSLSLVGNRLVVATAGRHVNVYDLRNMSQPEQRRESSLKYQTRCVRCYPNGTGYALSSVEGRVAMEFFDPSEASQAKKYAFKCHRKSEAGRDIVYPVNAIAFHPIYGTFATGGCDGYVNVWDGNNKKRLYQYSKYPTSIAALSFSRDGRLLAVASSYTFEEGDKPHEPDAIYVRSVNEIEVKPKPKVYPNPPT; this is translated from the exons ATGACCGCCGTTCCTCCTCCGGTTGCTGGCCGGGAGCTTTCAAATCCTCCCTCCGACGGCATTTCCAATCTCCGCTTCTCCAACCACAGTGATCACTTACTTGTTTCCTCTTGGGACAAG ACTGTGCGCTTGTACGACGCCAGCGCCAACGTCCTCCGTGGTGAGTTCGTACACGGTGGTCCTGTCCTCGACTGTTGTTTCCACGACGATTCTTCTGGATTCAGTGTCAGTGTCGACAACACCGTCAGGAG GCTTGTTTTCAACCATAATAAAGAGGACATATTAGGAAGGCATGATGCACCTGTGCGGTGCGTTGAGTATTCTTACGCCGCAG GGCAATTAATTACTGGCAGTTGGGATAAAACACTGAAGTGTTGGGATCCTAGAGGAGCAAGTGGGCAGGAACATACTCTCGTTGGAACATATCCTCAGCCTGAACGTGTTTACTCACTTTCTCTTGTGGGGAACCGTTTGGTTGTAGCAACTGCTGGAAGGCATGTTAATGTATATGACTTGAGAAATATGTCTCAACCCGAGCAAAGGAGGGAATCCTCGTTGAAATATCAGACTCGATGTGTGCGTTGTTATCCAAATGGCACAG GCTATGCTCTTAGTTCAGTTGAAGGACGAGTTGCTATGGAATTTTTTGATCCCTCAGAGGCTAGTCAAGCCAAAAA GTATGCATTCAAATGTCACAGAAAATCAGAGGCTGGAAGGGACATAGTCTATCCGGTCAATGCTATTGCATTCCATCCCAT CTATGGTACTTTTGCGACTGGAGGTTGTGATGGGTACGTGAATGTTTGGGACGGGAACAACAAGAAGAGGCTTTATCAG TATTCAAAATATCCGACAAGTATTGCAGCACTCTCATTTAGTAGAGATGGGCGGCTGTTAGCTGTAGCTTCAAGTTACACATTTGAAGAGGGAGATAAACC ccACGAGCCAGATGCCATATATGTGCGCAGTGTAAATGAAATAGAAGTTAAGCCAAAGCCTAAAGTATACCCCAATCCTCCTACATGA
- the LOC120092196 gene encoding BTB/POZ domain-containing protein NPY2 isoform X1, producing MKFMKLGSKPDCFQSDGTNVRYVVSELATDITVIIGDVKFYLHKFPLLSKSAHLQKLVTTASGEQNDEIYIPEIPGGSAAFEICAKFCYGMTVTLNAYNVVAARCAAEYLGMHETIEKGNLTYKIDVFLSSSIFRSWKDSIIVLQSTKALMPLSEELKLVSNCLESIAVKASADISKVDWSYTYNRKKLPEENGNNPNWNGVRNRSVPKDWWVEDLCELEIDVYKRVIVSIKNKGIVPNDVIGEALKAYAYRYLPGFSKGVLQCGDPLKYQSAVSTIVWLLPAEKGSVSSSFLSKLLKASIFLASGDETKEELVRRMGQQLEEATVIDLLLRAPEGEAKTYDVHAVQKMVEVFLLQDHNSEIESLEEGNELQEPRGPGILSDATKLMVAKLIDGYLAEIAKDPNLPSVKFIDLAEMVSGIARPSHDGLYRAIDMYLKEHPGIGKSDKKRICKLIDCKRLSADACIHAVQNERLPLRMVVQVLFFEQVRASASSGSSTPDLPKGIKDLTSGSHSSSRSATTNPEEDWDAVAMAEELKALKGELASLRLANGRGSSERNGDGKNGIDKAALSKMKGLLKSKKLFTKLWSSKGGGYGENSGSDSSESLGSANQEEAKSTPSRNRRHSVS from the exons ATGAAGTTCATGAAACTTGGATCAAAACCTGATTGTTTTCAGAGTGATGGGACCAATGTTAG GTATGTTGTAAGTGAATTGGCAACAGACATCACTGTTATCATTGGGGATGTCAAGTTTTACCTCCACAAG TTTCCCCTTCTGTCAAAGAGCGCTCACTTGCAGAAGTTGGTCACTACTGCCTCTGGGGAGCAGAATGATGAAATATACATACCAGAGATCCCAGGTGGTTCTGCGGCATTTGAGATATGTGCCAAATTCTGTTATGGCATGACCGTTACTCTTAATGCCTATAATGTAGTTGCAGCCCGTTGTGCTGCTGAATACCTAGGAATGCATGAGACAATTGAAAAGGGAAACCTCACCTACAAAATCGACGTTTTCCTTAGTTCAAGCATCTTTCGTAGCTGGAAGGATTCAATCATCGTTCTTCAGTCTACAAAGGCATTAATGCCATTATCTGAGGAACTGAAATTAGTAAGCAATTGCTTAGAATCTATTGCTGTGAAGGCCTCTGCTGATATTTCTAAAGTGGACTGGTCTTACACATATAACCGTAAGAAACTACCTGAGGAAAACGGGAACAATCCCAACTGGAATGGCGTCAGGAATCGTAGTGTGCCGAAAGACTGGTGGGTTGAGGATCTTTGTGAGCTAGAAATTGATGTATACAAGCGTGTTATAGTGAGTATAAAAAACAAAGGAATAGTCCCAAATGACGTGATTGGAGAAGCCTTGAAGGCTTATGCTTACCGTTATCTTCCAGGCTTTAGCAAAGGTGTGCTTCAATGTGGGGATCCACTGAAGTATCAGTCAGCAGTGTCGACAATTGTCTGGCTGTTACCTGCCGAGAAAGGCAGTGTTTCTAGTAGTTTCTTGTCCAAATTGCTGAAGGCTTCCATTTTCCTAGCTTCTGGAGACGAGACCAAAGAAGAGCTCGTTCGACGAATGGGACAGCAGCTAGAGGAGGCTACAGTGATCGATCTTTTGCTGCGAGCACCGGAAGGTGAAGCTAAAACTTATGATGTTCATGCTGTACAGAAAATGGTGGAGGTGTTTCTGTTGCAAGATCATAATAGTGAAATCGAGTCACTTGAAGAGGGAAATGAGCTTCAGGAGCCAAGAGGGCCAGGGATTTTATCAGATGCGACTAAGTTGATGGTGGCAAAATTGATCGATGGTTATCTTGCTGAAATTGCAAAGGATCCCAACCTACCATCAGTAAAGTTCATTGATCTTGCAGAAATGGTATCTGGCATCGCTCGGCCTTCACATGACGGGCTCTATCGAGCCATAGACATGTATCTGAAG GAACATCCAGGGATCGGCAAGAGTGATAAGAAGAGAATCTGCAAACTGATAGACTGCAAGAGACTATCTGCCGATGCGTGCATTCATGCTGTACAAAATGAACGGCTCCCTCTACGTATGGTTGTGCAGGTATTATTTTTCGAGCAAGTCAGGGCCTCGGCATCATCAGGCAGCAGCACTCCCGACCTACCTAAAGGCATCAAGGATCTAACAAGTGGGTCTCACAGCAGCTCAAGATCAGCCACAACGAACCCCGAGGAAGATTGGGATGCCGTCGCCATGGCAGAGGAGCTCAAGGCTCTCAAAGGGGAGCTAGCTTCCTTGAGGCTTGCTAATGGTAGAGGAAGTAGTGAGAGGAATGGAGATGGTAAAAATGGAATTGACAAAGCAGCTCTTAGTAAAATGAAAGGATTGCTCAAGTCAAAGAAGCTTTTCACAAAGCTATGGTCAAGCAAAGGAGGAGGATATGGTGAAAACAGCGGCTCGGATTCATCGGAGAGCCTTGGTTCTGCTAATCAGGAGGAAGCTAAGTCAACACCTTCCAGAAACAGAAGGCATTCGGTTTCTTAG
- the LOC120092196 gene encoding BTB/POZ domain-containing protein NPY2 isoform X2, with protein MTVTLNAYNVVAARCAAEYLGMHETIEKGNLTYKIDVFLSSSIFRSWKDSIIVLQSTKALMPLSEELKLVSNCLESIAVKASADISKVDWSYTYNRKKLPEENGNNPNWNGVRNRSVPKDWWVEDLCELEIDVYKRVIVSIKNKGIVPNDVIGEALKAYAYRYLPGFSKGVLQCGDPLKYQSAVSTIVWLLPAEKGSVSSSFLSKLLKASIFLASGDETKEELVRRMGQQLEEATVIDLLLRAPEGEAKTYDVHAVQKMVEVFLLQDHNSEIESLEEGNELQEPRGPGILSDATKLMVAKLIDGYLAEIAKDPNLPSVKFIDLAEMVSGIARPSHDGLYRAIDMYLKEHPGIGKSDKKRICKLIDCKRLSADACIHAVQNERLPLRMVVQVLFFEQVRASASSGSSTPDLPKGIKDLTSGSHSSSRSATTNPEEDWDAVAMAEELKALKGELASLRLANGRGSSERNGDGKNGIDKAALSKMKGLLKSKKLFTKLWSSKGGGYGENSGSDSSESLGSANQEEAKSTPSRNRRHSVS; from the exons ATGACCGTTACTCTTAATGCCTATAATGTAGTTGCAGCCCGTTGTGCTGCTGAATACCTAGGAATGCATGAGACAATTGAAAAGGGAAACCTCACCTACAAAATCGACGTTTTCCTTAGTTCAAGCATCTTTCGTAGCTGGAAGGATTCAATCATCGTTCTTCAGTCTACAAAGGCATTAATGCCATTATCTGAGGAACTGAAATTAGTAAGCAATTGCTTAGAATCTATTGCTGTGAAGGCCTCTGCTGATATTTCTAAAGTGGACTGGTCTTACACATATAACCGTAAGAAACTACCTGAGGAAAACGGGAACAATCCCAACTGGAATGGCGTCAGGAATCGTAGTGTGCCGAAAGACTGGTGGGTTGAGGATCTTTGTGAGCTAGAAATTGATGTATACAAGCGTGTTATAGTGAGTATAAAAAACAAAGGAATAGTCCCAAATGACGTGATTGGAGAAGCCTTGAAGGCTTATGCTTACCGTTATCTTCCAGGCTTTAGCAAAGGTGTGCTTCAATGTGGGGATCCACTGAAGTATCAGTCAGCAGTGTCGACAATTGTCTGGCTGTTACCTGCCGAGAAAGGCAGTGTTTCTAGTAGTTTCTTGTCCAAATTGCTGAAGGCTTCCATTTTCCTAGCTTCTGGAGACGAGACCAAAGAAGAGCTCGTTCGACGAATGGGACAGCAGCTAGAGGAGGCTACAGTGATCGATCTTTTGCTGCGAGCACCGGAAGGTGAAGCTAAAACTTATGATGTTCATGCTGTACAGAAAATGGTGGAGGTGTTTCTGTTGCAAGATCATAATAGTGAAATCGAGTCACTTGAAGAGGGAAATGAGCTTCAGGAGCCAAGAGGGCCAGGGATTTTATCAGATGCGACTAAGTTGATGGTGGCAAAATTGATCGATGGTTATCTTGCTGAAATTGCAAAGGATCCCAACCTACCATCAGTAAAGTTCATTGATCTTGCAGAAATGGTATCTGGCATCGCTCGGCCTTCACATGACGGGCTCTATCGAGCCATAGACATGTATCTGAAG GAACATCCAGGGATCGGCAAGAGTGATAAGAAGAGAATCTGCAAACTGATAGACTGCAAGAGACTATCTGCCGATGCGTGCATTCATGCTGTACAAAATGAACGGCTCCCTCTACGTATGGTTGTGCAGGTATTATTTTTCGAGCAAGTCAGGGCCTCGGCATCATCAGGCAGCAGCACTCCCGACCTACCTAAAGGCATCAAGGATCTAACAAGTGGGTCTCACAGCAGCTCAAGATCAGCCACAACGAACCCCGAGGAAGATTGGGATGCCGTCGCCATGGCAGAGGAGCTCAAGGCTCTCAAAGGGGAGCTAGCTTCCTTGAGGCTTGCTAATGGTAGAGGAAGTAGTGAGAGGAATGGAGATGGTAAAAATGGAATTGACAAAGCAGCTCTTAGTAAAATGAAAGGATTGCTCAAGTCAAAGAAGCTTTTCACAAAGCTATGGTCAAGCAAAGGAGGAGGATATGGTGAAAACAGCGGCTCGGATTCATCGGAGAGCCTTGGTTCTGCTAATCAGGAGGAAGCTAAGTCAACACCTTCCAGAAACAGAAGGCATTCGGTTTCTTAG
- the LOC120091376 gene encoding 40S ribosomal protein S29: MGHSNVWNSHPKNYGPGSRTCRVCGNPHGLIRKYGLMCCRQCFRSNAKEIGFIKYR; encoded by the exons ATGGGGCACTCCAACGTCTGGAACTCTCATCCTAAGAACTATGGCCCTGGTTCTCGCACTTG TCGTGTGTGCGGAAATCCCCATGGGTTGATCAGGAAGTATGGACTTATGTGTTGCAGACAATGCTTCCGTAGCAACGCCAAGGAAATTGGTTTCATTAAG TACCGCTGA